Proteins found in one Bordetella genomosp. 11 genomic segment:
- a CDS encoding amidohydrolase family protein encodes MPYLTPPPNPDIRKPAMEVPPGGWDCQIHLFGPADKWPFDPESPYVSGEALPETAIRMLDTLGLRKAVVVSGGGYGRDYSYMLDALKRFPDRFAGVILPPDELSDEELLRLDRAGVRGVRFVSARRASNLPQILPDMAAQVENLGWPVHFYPHGEDIVSYADRLLALPNRKIVLDHFASVPADKGVDQPAFKTVLKMLDTGRVWIKLSGPMRCVKGDMPYAAVTPIARALIRHAPERMVWGSDWPHVNMVGREMPNDGDLFDLLAEWAPDAADRKRILVTNADALYGAPAHS; translated from the coding sequence ATGCCATACCTGACCCCGCCACCCAATCCCGACATCAGGAAGCCCGCCATGGAGGTACCTCCCGGCGGCTGGGATTGCCAGATACACCTGTTCGGTCCCGCCGACAAATGGCCCTTCGATCCCGAAAGCCCCTATGTGTCCGGCGAGGCGCTGCCGGAAACGGCCATTCGCATGCTCGACACCCTGGGCCTGCGCAAGGCCGTGGTCGTCAGCGGCGGAGGCTACGGCCGCGATTACAGCTATATGCTGGACGCATTGAAGCGCTTCCCGGATCGTTTCGCCGGGGTGATCCTGCCGCCGGACGAACTCTCGGATGAAGAACTGCTGCGGCTGGACCGGGCCGGCGTGCGCGGCGTGCGCTTCGTCAGCGCCAGGCGGGCATCGAATCTGCCGCAGATCCTGCCGGACATGGCGGCGCAGGTCGAGAACCTGGGCTGGCCCGTTCACTTTTATCCGCACGGCGAGGACATCGTGTCCTATGCCGACCGGTTGCTGGCCCTGCCGAATCGCAAAATCGTGCTGGACCATTTCGCCAGCGTGCCCGCCGACAAGGGCGTGGACCAGCCGGCATTCAAGACGGTGCTGAAGATGCTGGATACCGGCCGGGTATGGATCAAGTTGTCCGGCCCCATGCGTTGCGTCAAGGGGGACATGCCCTACGCGGCCGTTACGCCGATCGCGCGCGCGCTGATCCGCCACGCACCCGAACGCATGGTGTGGGGATCGGACTGGCCGCACGTCAATATGGTGGGGCGCGAGATGCCGAACGACGGCGACCTGTTCGATTTGCTGGCCGAATGGGCGCCCGATGCGGCGGACCGCAAGCGCATCCTGGTGACCAACGCGGACGCGTTGTACGGGGCGCCGGCGCACAGCTGA
- a CDS encoding LysR family transcriptional regulator, protein MQLPPLEPNLRRLRAFVGVVQEGSVRRAADMLHLTQPTVTRAIQKLEREIGHPLFERTSTGMTATAIGLTAARRAGRALAYVRAAEDELARLPREPAAATPAHAAGAGVASPGPGCAARIVHALTSRHLQALIALSEHGTHSAAANALSLSQPAITQALSDLERLVGAPLLLRTSRGMAATAAGEILLRRGKLALAEIQACASDIAEHLGTVTGTVAIGVLPICGTLLVPRAVNRLLRDHPALHVVLVDGPYDTLLHKLREGRLDVIVGPLRDPSPAADTRQEALFDGALSVIARKDHPLAGRCGLTLAELGRCEWVLPSRETPARAIIERVMARAGLPMPDNPVEANALATLRALLMESDRVAMISRHQIYFEERGGMLAVLPIELADTARSIGMTVRADAQPPAGVQSLLDHLRAAARERLLA, encoded by the coding sequence TTGCAGCTGCCTCCCCTCGAACCCAACCTGCGCAGGCTGCGCGCGTTCGTCGGCGTGGTGCAGGAAGGCAGCGTGCGCCGCGCCGCCGACATGCTGCACCTGACGCAGCCCACGGTCACGCGCGCCATCCAGAAGCTGGAACGCGAGATCGGCCATCCCCTGTTCGAACGCACCTCCACCGGCATGACCGCCACGGCCATCGGCCTGACGGCCGCGCGCCGCGCCGGGCGAGCGCTGGCGTATGTGCGTGCCGCCGAAGACGAACTTGCCCGCCTGCCGCGCGAGCCGGCCGCCGCCACGCCCGCACACGCAGCCGGAGCCGGGGTCGCATCCCCCGGCCCTGGCTGCGCCGCCCGCATCGTCCACGCGCTGACCAGCCGCCACCTGCAGGCCCTGATCGCCCTGTCCGAGCACGGCACCCACAGCGCCGCGGCGAACGCGCTGTCGCTGTCGCAACCGGCCATCACGCAGGCCCTGAGCGACCTGGAGCGCCTGGTGGGCGCGCCCTTGCTGCTGCGCACCAGCCGCGGCATGGCCGCCACCGCGGCGGGTGAAATCCTGCTGCGTCGCGGCAAACTCGCGCTGGCGGAAATCCAGGCGTGCGCCAGCGACATTGCCGAACACCTGGGCACGGTTACCGGCACGGTGGCCATCGGCGTGCTGCCCATCTGCGGCACGCTGCTGGTGCCGCGCGCGGTCAACCGGCTGTTGCGCGACCACCCGGCGCTGCACGTCGTCCTGGTCGACGGCCCCTACGACACGCTGCTGCACAAGCTGCGCGAGGGCCGGCTCGATGTCATCGTCGGTCCCCTCCGCGATCCTTCTCCCGCCGCCGATACCCGCCAGGAGGCCCTGTTCGATGGCGCGCTGTCGGTGATCGCCCGCAAGGACCATCCGCTGGCCGGCCGCTGCGGCCTGACGCTGGCCGAGCTGGGCCGCTGCGAATGGGTATTGCCGTCGCGCGAAACCCCCGCGCGCGCCATCATCGAACGCGTCATGGCCCGCGCCGGCCTGCCCATGCCCGATAACCCGGTGGAAGCGAACGCCCTGGCGACCCTGCGCGCGTTGCTGATGGAAAGCGACCGCGTCGCGATGATCTCGCGCCACCAGATCTACTTCGAAGAACGCGGCGGCATGCTGGCCGTGCTGCCCATCGAGCTGGCCGATACGGCGCGCTCGATCGGGATGACCGTGCGGGCCGACGCCCAACCGCCGGCCGGCGTGCAATCGCTGCTGGACCACCTGCGCGCGGCGGCCCGCGAGCGCCTGCTCGCCTGA
- a CDS encoding Bug family tripartite tricarboxylate transporter substrate binding protein — protein sequence MKKLWIAPVLLLAASTLCAAAHAGTFPDHPIRLVVPFSPGGSTDLVGRLVATKVSQILGQPVIVENRAGAGGVIGSDNVVKSPADGYSLLMATTSHTANPSIYKKLPYDTQKDFVPIALIGDMPGLLVANPALPPNNFKEFIQYARTHKLSYGTAGSGTFPHLSMELLKSAAGLDMTHIPYKGAAPALTDLVGGVYDVKMDAYITAANFVKAGKLKLYAVSSLERMPQLPDVPTIAESGYPGFESTYWIGIVAPAGVPADVRKKLEQAFMEAVHDKTVAAKLQESGTRPIGGSAADLTALMDREFKQWPAIIQKAGIAEK from the coding sequence ATGAAAAAGCTATGGATCGCGCCGGTCTTGCTGCTGGCCGCCAGCACGCTATGCGCCGCCGCCCACGCGGGCACCTTTCCCGATCATCCCATCCGCCTGGTGGTGCCGTTTTCTCCGGGCGGCAGCACGGACCTGGTGGGCAGGCTCGTGGCGACCAAGGTATCGCAGATACTGGGCCAGCCGGTCATCGTGGAAAACCGTGCCGGCGCGGGCGGTGTGATCGGTTCCGACAACGTCGTGAAATCGCCGGCGGACGGCTATTCGCTATTGATGGCGACCACCTCGCACACGGCCAACCCGTCGATCTACAAAAAGCTGCCCTACGACACGCAGAAGGACTTCGTCCCCATCGCGCTGATCGGCGATATGCCGGGCCTGCTGGTGGCCAATCCCGCGCTGCCGCCGAACAACTTCAAGGAGTTCATCCAGTACGCCAGGACACACAAGCTGTCCTATGGCACGGCGGGCTCCGGGACCTTCCCGCATCTCTCCATGGAACTGCTGAAATCGGCCGCCGGGCTGGACATGACGCATATCCCCTACAAGGGCGCCGCGCCCGCGCTGACCGACCTGGTGGGCGGCGTGTATGACGTCAAGATGGATGCCTATATTACGGCCGCGAATTTCGTCAAGGCGGGCAAACTGAAGCTATACGCGGTCAGCAGCCTGGAGCGCATGCCGCAGCTGCCCGACGTACCGACGATTGCCGAGTCCGGCTACCCCGGCTTCGAATCGACGTACTGGATCGGTATCGTCGCGCCGGCCGGCGTGCCGGCCGATGTGCGCAAGAAGCTCGAACAGGCCTTCATGGAGGCCGTGCACGACAAGACGGTGGCGGCCAAGCTGCAAGAGAGCGGCACGCGTCCGATCGGCGGGTCCGCCGCCGACCTGACGGCCTTGATGGACCGGGAGTTCAAGCAATGGCCCGCCATCATCCAGAAGGCCGGCATTGCGGAGAAATAA
- a CDS encoding transporter substrate-binding domain-containing protein yields MTTAATTGTAAAADGARALAARGRLRAAINSANPVLFKADAATGEPGGVAVDLATELARRLGVGIDLLVLPSAKVCVAAVGEGEADFGFFAIDPARGDTLHFTPPYVLMEGVYVVRADSAIVSNAQVDQPGRRVAVGAGSAYALHLARELRHARVVDAPGSGKAVDVFLRDGLDAAAGVRQQMRADAERHGGLRMLDGRFMAIYQAMATARNRGAAVAACLDAYVEDVKRAGFVADALERHGVQGAAVAPAGYPRD; encoded by the coding sequence ATGACGACGGCGGCAACGACAGGCACGGCAGCGGCCGCGGACGGCGCGCGGGCGCTGGCCGCGCGGGGGCGGCTGCGCGCGGCCATCAATAGCGCCAATCCCGTGCTTTTCAAGGCCGATGCGGCGACGGGCGAACCAGGCGGCGTCGCCGTCGACCTGGCGACGGAGCTGGCGCGCCGGCTGGGCGTGGGCATCGACTTGCTGGTCCTGCCGTCGGCCAAGGTATGCGTGGCAGCGGTGGGGGAGGGGGAGGCGGACTTCGGCTTCTTCGCCATCGATCCGGCGCGCGGCGATACGCTGCATTTCACGCCGCCCTATGTGCTGATGGAAGGGGTGTACGTCGTGCGCGCCGACTCTGCCATCGTCAGCAATGCGCAAGTGGATCAGCCGGGGCGCCGCGTGGCGGTGGGCGCCGGCAGCGCGTATGCCCTGCATCTCGCGCGTGAGCTCCGGCATGCGCGGGTGGTGGATGCTCCCGGGTCCGGCAAGGCCGTGGACGTGTTTCTGCGCGACGGCCTGGACGCCGCCGCGGGCGTGCGCCAGCAGATGCGCGCGGATGCGGAACGCCACGGCGGCCTGCGCATGCTGGACGGGCGCTTCATGGCCATTTACCAAGCCATGGCCACGGCGAGGAATCGCGGCGCCGCGGTGGCCGCCTGCCTGGATGCCTACGTCGAGGACGTCAAGCGCGCGGGTTTCGTGGCGGATGCCCTGGAGCGCCATGGCGTGCAGGGCGCCGCGGTCGCGCCGGCCGGCTATCCGCGCGATTGA